One region of Drosophila kikkawai strain 14028-0561.14 chromosome 2R, DkikHiC1v2, whole genome shotgun sequence genomic DNA includes:
- the LOC108074736 gene encoding uncharacterized protein has product MQYSSSSENYSSTSRDNKPSKWGRSDKNNYAYKKSSYQYSSSGDNSLSYQNKTPDQNIDQLDALLEDLKQERQISTRDRDLLPSNGTSYRTLERTDPSGTVTRTTRVVKTTKHSGSGGQQPFIDDVETFNPTDYSTLQSTAKYSSLKRDEYQTKEKPYTLAHSPVGGQYESKKIYESNRTINNNVELLPGTTTSTIQTLNSGTTIDKELQDIALSDGILPAPGTKVTTTVRTYTYEIPATGPGSNTSTINRTHTNTLNNSNTLSSSYKLHESHNTSSQNFSQLSPIPNAHPLHVPQTVVYNTESYSTLNKPNDRPLVSNQSYEIREHKETTTRGVSPQPRQLPLGSGPAGTPPGNRTVIYNIHKTDHVNTINELPPTQQPRYPPHSPAHSPNYGGPHSPPLQPGVNRYYYKETETSNTVNSIHGPPNGVGPYEPGLPQSAPLKQLPPNNAYPQSPNGNGYPPNTSTYSYKYSSTTNTNNRRGPDYGSPSPFPVDGVEYPVNGNPPQRVDDLMQSFSTTTDHVDRGDIETPVRKREIETAVASPNQQHVPSVNKAGKEVYYPPGHDTIVMKREEMHAGSASGGRWAKGSGMYEYESGSKSKTKTKSGGAVVPVCLPLCCAMPCSIM; this is encoded by the exons ATGCAGTACTCGAGCAGTTCGGAAAATTACTCATCCACGTCAAGGGACAACAAGCCCTCGAAATGGGGCAGG agCGACAAGAACAACTATGCCTATAAGAAGTCCTCCTATCAATACTCAAGCTCTGGCGACAACAGTTTGTCCTATCAGAACAAGACCCCTGACCAGAACATCGATCAGTTAGATGCCTTGCTGGAGGATCTGAAGCAAGAGCGCCAGATCAGCACCAGAGATCGAGATCTATTACCCAGCAATGGCACATCCTATAGAACGCT TGAACGCACTGATCCTTCGGGCACTGTGACAAGAACCACGCGTGTGGTTAAGACCACCAAACACTCGGGCTCTGGTGGCCAGCAGCCCTTCATCGACGATGTGGAGACCTTCAATCCCACCGATTACAGCACTCTGCAGTCCACGGCCAAGTATTCCAGCCTGAAGCGCGATGAATACCAGACCAAGGAGAAGCCCTATACGCTGG CCCACTCACCCGTCGGTGGTCAGTACGAGAGCAAGAAGATCTATGAGAGCAACCGCACCATTAACAACAACGTGGAGCTGCTGCCTGGAACCACCACTAGCACTATCCAGACTCTGAACAGCGGCACTACCATCGACAAGGAGCTGCAGGACATCGCCTTGAGCGATGGCATTTTGCCTGCTCCGGGCACTAAGGTGACCACCACTGTGCGGACCTACACCTACGAGATCCCGGCCACTGGACCTGGCAGCAACACTAGCACCATTAACCGCACTCACACCAACACGCTCAACAACTCGAATACGCTGAGCAGCAGCTACAAGCTCCACGAGAGCCACAACACCTCCAGCCAGAACTTCTCGCAGCTGTCGCCTATCCCGAATGCGCATCCGTTGCATGTGCCTCAGACTGTTGTCTACAACACGGAGAGCTACTCCACGCTGAACAAGCCCAATGATCGTCCCTTGGTCAGCAACCAGTCCTACGAGATCCGGGAGCACAAGGAGACCACCACACGTGGCGTGAGCCCACAGCCGCGTCAGTTGCCCCTGGGATCGGGTCCAGCGGGTACACCGCCCGGCAATCGTACCGTCATCTATAATATCCACAAGACGGATCATGTGAACACTATCAATGAGTTGCCGCCAACGCAGCAGCCACGCTATCCGCCGCACAGTCCGGCTCACAGTCCCAACTACGGCGGACCGCACAGCCCTCCATTGCAGCCGGGAGTGAATCGCTATTACTACAAGGAAACGGAGACATCAAATACGGTCAACAGCATCCATGGACCACCGAACGGTGTGGGACCCTATGAGCCTGGTCTGCCTCAATCCGCTCCGCTCAAGCAGCTGCCACCCAACAATGCGTATCCACAGTCGCCCAATGGAAATGGATATCCCCCAAATACATCCACGTACAGCTACAAATACTCCTCGACCACCAACACGAACAACCGACGTGGTCCGGACTATGGCTCACCATCGCCATTCCCCGTGGATGGTGTCGAATATCCGGTGAACGGCAATCCTCCACAGCGCGTGGATGATCTGATGCAGTCCTTCTCCACT ACCACCGACCATGTGGATCGCGGGGATATCGAGACGCCGGTTCGTAAGCGTGAAATCGAAACCGCAGTGGCCTCGCCCAACCAGCAGCATGTGCCGTCGGTTAACAAGGCCGGCAAGGAGGTGTACTATCCCCCCGGACACGACACCATTGTGATGAAGCGCGAGGAGATGCATGCTGGCTCCGCTTCTGGG GGTCGCTGGGCCAAGGGCTCTGGAATGTACGAGTACGAGTCCGGCTCGAAGTCAAAGACGAAAACCAAGTCCGGTGGCGCCGTGGTGCCCGTGTGCCTGCCCCTCTGCTGTGCCATGCCCTGCTCCATCATGTAG
- the Sps1 gene encoding inactive selenide, water dikinase-like protein, translating to MSYAADVLNSAHLELHGGGDAELRRPFDPTAHDLDASFRLTRFADLKGRGCKVPQDVLSKLVSALQQDYSAQDQEPQFLNVAIPRIGIGLDCSVIPLRHGGLCLVQTTDFFYPIVDDPYMMGKIACANVLSDLYAMGVTDCDNMLMLLAVSTKMTEKERDVVIPLIMRGFKDSALEAGTTVTGGQSVVNPWCTIGGVASTICQPNEYIVPDNAVVGDVLVLTKPLGTQVAVNAHQWIDQPERWNRIKLVVSEEDVRKAYHRAMNSMSRLNRVAARLMHKYNAHGATDITGFGLLGHAQTLAAHQKKDVSFVIHNLPVIAKMAAVAKACGNMFQLLQGHSAETSGGLLICLPREQAAAYCKDIEKQEGYQAWIIGIVEKGNKTARIIDKPRVIEVPAKD from the coding sequence atgaGCTACGCCGCTGATGTTTTGAACTCGGCCCACTTGGAGCTGCACGGCGGTGGTGACGCCGAGCTGCGTCGTCCCTTTGATCCCACGGCTCACGATTTGGATGCCTCGTTCCGCCTTACGCGGTTTGCCGACCTCAAGGGACGCGGCTGCAAGGTGCCGCAGGATGTGCTCTCCAAGCTGGTGTCTGCTCTGCAGCAGGACTACTCCGCTCAGGACCAGGAGCCGCAATTCCTTAACGTTGCCATTCCCCGGATTGGCATCGGTTTGGACTGCTCCGTAATTCCGCTGCGACATGGCGGGCTCTGCTTGGTGCAGACCACTGACTTCTTCTACCCTATTGTGGACGATCCTTACATGATGGGAAAGATTGCCTGTGCCAATGTGCTGAGCGATTTGTACGCCATGGGCGTCACCGATTGCGATAACATGCTGATGCTGTTGGCTGTCAGCACCAAGATGACTGAGAAGGAGCGCGATGTGGTCATTCCGCTGATTATGCGCGGCTTCAAGGACTCGGCATTGGAGGCTGGAACCACTGTTACCGGCGGACAGAGCGTCGTCAATCCGTGGTGCACCATCGGTGGAGTAGCTTCGACCATTTGCCAGCCCAACGAGTACATTGTTCCGGATAATGCCGTCGTCGGCGATGTCCTAGTGCTGACCAAACCGCTGGGCACGCAGGTGGCGGTGAATGCCCACCAATGGATCGATCAGCCGGAGCGCTGGAACCGCATCAAGCTGGTGGTGTCCGAGGAGGACGTAAGGAAGGCCTATCATCGCGCCATGAACTCCATGTCGCGCCTGAACCGCGTCGCCGCTCGTCTCATGCACAAGTACAATGCCCATGGCGCCACCGATATCACTGGATTCGGTTTGCTGGGCCACGCTCAAACCCTGGCCGCTCACCAGAAGAAGGATGTGTCCTTCGTTATCCACAACTTGCCGGTCATCGCAAAGATGGCCGCAGTGGCCAAGGCTTGCGGCAACATGTTCCAGCTGCTGCAGGGACACTCGGCAGAGACCTCCGGCGGATTGCTGATCTGTTTGCCTCGAGAACAGGCCGCCGCTTATTGCAAGGACATTGAGAAGCAGGAGGGCTACCAGGCCTGGATCATTGGCATCGTCGAGAAGGGCAACAAGACTGCCCGCATCATCGACAAGCCGCGAGTCATCGAGGTCCCCGCCAAGGATTAG